One window from the genome of Pempheris klunzingeri isolate RE-2024b chromosome 7, fPemKlu1.hap1, whole genome shotgun sequence encodes:
- the zbtb26 gene encoding zinc finger and BTB domain-containing protein 26: MAQNQVILQFRFATFGDSMLQKMNLLRHQRRFCDVTVRINQLEVPGHKVVFAAGSSFLRDQFILQQDSREVQISMIQEAEVGRQLLLSCYTGQLEFPELELVHYLTVASFLQMGHIVEQCTQALSKFIKPQPARQLKADGDMRREKREECLSSQTQRGQEHSPVQTVHQVDEEAEQVEDDNNSDDDDDDDDDDDDDVIIQPKSPLQILARRPRQGIMENDITIVKVESVSDVAENSITGHFPTSPPAALHSPEPQHSLINSTVDSRGSELAAPPGVAGYTLSPPSPSPPTEKQSVHQRSYDKPLQWYHQCPKCARIFRQLENYANHLKMHKLFMCLLCGKTFTQKGNLHRHMRVHAGIKPFQCKICGKTFTQKCSLLDHLNLHSGDKPHRCNYCDMVFAHKPVLRKHLKQIHGKNSFDNANEGNLHDGGLDFEVNMKSVDLVAISHLNGLDADFPSDGTLRQ, from the coding sequence CAGCTGGAGGTCCCTGGTCACAAGGTGGTGTTTGCTGCCGGCTCATCCTTCCTGAGGGACCAGTTCATCCTTCAGCAGGACTCCAGGGAGGTCCAGATCTCCATGATCCAGGAGGCGGAGGTGGGccgtcagctgctgctgtcctgctaCACGGGTCAGCTGGAGTTTCCCGAGCTGGAGCTGGTTCACTACCTGACTGTGGCCAGCTTCCTCCAAATGGGCCACATTGTGGAGCAGTGCACTCAAGCTCTCAGCAAGTTCATCAAACCTCAGCCTGCGCGGCAGCTGAAGGCTGATGGAGAtatgaggagggagaagagggaggaatgTTTATCCTCCCAGACTCAGAGAGGGCAAGAGCACTCTCCGGTTCAGACTGTCCATCAGGTGGATGAGGAGGCGGAGCAGGTTGAGGATGACAACAATTCagatgacgacgacgatgatgatgatgatgatgatgatgatgtgatcaTACAGCCCAAGTCCCCCCTCCAAATCTTAGCCAGGCGTCCAAGGCAGGGTATAATGGAGAATGACATCACGATAGTAAAAGTGGAGTCGGTGTCTGACGTAGCAGAAAACTCCATTACTGGTCACTTTCCCACCAGCCCACCTGCTGCCCTCCACTCTCCGGAGCCTCAGCACTCCCTCATCAACTCCACTGTGGACAGTCGTGGCAGTGAGCTGGCAGCTCCGCCTGGTGTGGCTGGATACACACTCAGTCCCCCTTCTCCGTCGCCTCCTACAGAGAAACAAAGTGTGCACCAGAGGAGCTACGACAAACCTCTCCAGTGGTACCACCAGTGCCCCAAGTGCGCCCGCATCTTTCGCCAGCTGGAGAACTACGCCAACCACCTCAAGATGCACAAGCTGTTCATGTGCCTCCTGTGTGGCAAGACTTTCACGCAGAAGGGCAACCTGCACCGACACATGCGCGTCCACGCTGGCATCAAGCCTTTCCAGTGTAAAATCTGCGGCAAGACCTTCACCCAAAAGTGTTCTCTGCTGGATCACCTAAACTTGCACAGTGGGGACAAGCCACACCGCTGCAACTACTGTGACATGGTTTTCGCTCACAAGCCAGTTCTCCGCAAGCACCTCAAACAGATCCACGGGAAGAACAGCTTTGATAACGCAAACGAAGGCAACCTGCACGACGGGGGGCTTGACTTTGAAGTGAACATGAAATCTGTGGACCTTGTGGCCATCAGTCATTTAAATGGGCTTGATGCAGACTTCCCCTCAGATGGGACATTACGTCAGTGA
- the p2rx4b gene encoding P2X purinoceptor 4b: protein MSRTAGCCQSCLHYVFDYETPKTLVIQSIVPGCVFRFTQLLVVAYVVGYVCVVQKAYQDTDSVLSTVSTKVKGFASTNTSGMEPRFWDVADYVIPPQGHNTFFVLTNMVVTPRQTQSRCPELPNPSTTCVDDCDCIEGHGDPRGNGIQTGLCVNYSTSVQTCQVLSWCPLEIDTKLPERALLAAAENFTVLIKNSITYPKFNVHRRNILPHINSSYLKKCEFNRATDPHCPIFRLKHIVSEAGEEFQDMAVKGGILGVIIDWSCDLDWWAGKCYPKYSFRRLDNKNPVNNVAPGYNFRFAKYYKTPDGKETRTLIKAYGIRFDIIVFGTAGKFGIVPTIVNLGAALSFLSLVPIVSDWFMLTCTRKRALYSKHKVTYLSEDAETESLSMGTSYGTQ from the exons ATGAGCAGGACTGCAGGCTGCTGCCAGAGCTGTCTGCATTATGTGTTTGATTATGAAACACCAAAAACACTGGTTATTCAGAGCATAGTGCCGGGATGTGTCTTCAGGTTCACTCAGCTTCTGGTGGTGGCGTACGTGGTGGG gtatgtgtgtgtggtgcagaaGGCCTACCAGGACACAGACTCTGTCCTCAGTACCGTCTCAACCAAAGTGAAGGGCTTTGCCTCCACCAACACGTCTGGAATGGAGCCCCGATTTTGGGATGTGGCTGATTACGTTATCCCACCTCAg GGTCATAATACATTCTTTGTGTTAACGAATATGGTTGTTACCCCCCGACAAACTCAGTCCCGCTGTCCTGAG CTGCCAAACCCTTCAACTACTTGTGTGGATGACTGTGACTGTATCGAGGGACACGGCGATCCTCGAGGCAACG GCATACAGACGGGGCTGTGTGTGAACTACTCCACGTCTGTCCAAACCTGTCAAGTGCTCTCATGGTGCCCTCTTGAAATAGACACAAAGCTGCCTGA ACGTGCACTGCTGGCTGCAGCGGAAAACTTCACTGTGTTGATCAAAAACAGCATAACATACCCGAAGTTCAACGTTCACAG AAGGAACATACTCCCACATATTAACTCTTCATACCTGAAGAAGTGTGAATTCAATCGTGCAACAGACCCTCACTGCCCCATATTCCGCCTCAAACACATCGTCTCAGAGGCTGGAGAGGAATTTCAAGACATGGCTGTGAAG GGTGGTATCCTGGGTGTCATTATTGACTGGAGCTGTGATCTGGACTGGTGGGCAGGGAAGTGTTACCCCAAATACAGCTTCCGCAGGCTGGACAACAAAAATCCTGTCAATAATGTGGCCCCTGGATACAACTTCAG GTTTGCAAAGTACTACAAGACCCCAGATGGAAAGGAAACTAGAACCTTGATCAAAGCATATGGGATCCGGTTTGACATCATTGTatttggaaca GCAGGGAAATTTGGAATTGTACCAACCATTGTGAATTTGGGCGCAGCATTATCATTCCTCAGTCTG GTTCCCATAGTTTCTGACTGGTTCATGTTGACATGCACGAGAAAAAGAGCTCTTTACAGCAAACATAAAGTCACATATCTGAGTGAGGATGCTGAAACTGAATCA CTGTCAATGGGCACCAGCTACGGGACGCAGTAG